One Edaphobacter flagellatus genomic region harbors:
- the dnaG gene encoding DNA primase — MADNFAQLVKQQADIVKIIGEYVKLRKTGAQNYTGLCPFHKEKTGSFSVNATHGYFYCFGCHEKGDVFTFIQKLENLGFREAVYAVAQKAGIPLPKREFTSPEEAREAGLRRQLIDIHEAATQYFEAALKSSEAARAREYMTGRGITPETVQKFRIGYAPDDYNHMRNALAAHFPEDVLRASGLFSSRESPDGTPQPLYARFRKRITFPIANEQGKTIAFTARALDSKDEKGRDIAKYLNSPETALYTKGQVLFNLDKAKGDMRAHDFALLVEGQMDAISVYMAGIHNVIATSGTAFTEAQVRLLSRFTKRAVVNFDPDTAGANAAEKSIALLTEEGFEVKIVTLEGGLDPDRFVREQGLEAYMAALRTAKRHSDYLIDRARTLHPARTADAKVKAMNFLLPHIRRMPSALQRDEFAADAAQKLGIDSAILRQELRQAAAQRSESVRSHQHDPASETERILLRALVHGEDDPARQLAAAHLAQHPEYYDGLPSAGVIEVLANAPAPDNPLDAAPDHATRVLLARALEHSHDPDAPNTASLAEQVEDALHTLEHRAMQRRQRELRSQIAEAERRGDSEMVTRLTHELIQLNRKLREH; from the coding sequence GTGGCCGATAACTTCGCTCAACTCGTCAAGCAGCAGGCCGACATCGTCAAGATCATCGGCGAGTACGTCAAGCTGCGCAAAACCGGTGCGCAGAACTACACCGGCCTCTGTCCTTTCCACAAAGAGAAGACCGGCTCCTTCTCCGTCAACGCCACGCACGGCTACTTCTACTGCTTCGGCTGCCACGAAAAAGGCGACGTCTTCACCTTCATACAGAAGCTCGAGAACCTCGGCTTCCGCGAAGCCGTCTATGCAGTCGCGCAGAAGGCAGGCATCCCGCTGCCCAAGCGCGAATTCACCTCACCCGAAGAAGCACGCGAAGCCGGCCTGCGCCGCCAGCTCATCGACATCCACGAAGCCGCGACGCAGTACTTCGAGGCCGCGCTCAAATCCTCCGAAGCCGCACGCGCTCGCGAGTACATGACCGGACGCGGCATCACGCCCGAGACTGTCCAGAAGTTCCGCATCGGCTACGCGCCCGACGACTACAACCACATGCGCAACGCCCTCGCGGCACACTTCCCTGAAGACGTCCTGCGCGCCAGCGGCCTCTTCTCTTCACGCGAATCCCCCGACGGCACGCCGCAGCCGCTCTACGCCCGCTTTCGCAAGCGCATCACCTTCCCCATCGCCAACGAGCAGGGCAAAACCATCGCCTTCACCGCCCGCGCGCTCGACTCGAAGGACGAAAAAGGCCGCGACATCGCCAAGTACCTCAACTCCCCCGAGACAGCGCTCTACACCAAGGGACAGGTGCTCTTCAATCTCGACAAGGCCAAGGGCGACATGCGCGCACACGATTTCGCGCTCCTCGTCGAAGGCCAGATGGACGCCATCAGCGTCTACATGGCGGGCATCCACAACGTCATCGCCACATCCGGTACAGCCTTCACCGAAGCCCAGGTACGCCTGCTCTCGCGCTTCACCAAACGCGCCGTCGTCAACTTCGACCCCGACACCGCCGGAGCCAACGCTGCCGAAAAATCCATCGCGCTGCTCACCGAAGAAGGCTTCGAAGTAAAAATTGTCACCCTCGAAGGCGGACTCGATCCCGACCGCTTTGTACGCGAGCAGGGCCTCGAGGCCTACATGGCCGCACTCCGCACCGCCAAACGTCACTCCGACTACCTCATCGACCGCGCCCGCACGCTGCACCCCGCGCGCACCGCCGACGCCAAGGTTAAGGCCATGAACTTCCTCCTCCCGCACATCCGCCGCATGCCCAGCGCGCTGCAGCGCGACGAGTTCGCCGCCGACGCCGCACAAAAGCTAGGCATCGACTCCGCCATCCTCCGCCAGGAGCTGCGCCAGGCCGCTGCACAACGCAGCGAAAGCGTCCGCTCCCACCAGCACGACCCCGCCAGCGAGACCGAACGCATCCTCCTCCGCGCCCTCGTACACGGCGAAGATGACCCAGCACGCCAGCTCGCCGCCGCCCACCTCGCCCAGCACCCGGAGTACTACGACGGCCTCCCCTCCGCGGGCGTCATCGAAGTCCTTGCCAACGCGCCCGCACCCGACAATCCACTCGACGCCGCGCCCGACCACGCAACCCGTGTTCTCCTCGCCCGCGCACTCGAACACTCCCACGACCCCGATGCACCCAACACCGCATCGCTCGCCGAACAGGTCGAAGACGCCCTCCACACCCTCGAGCACCGCGCCATGCAGCGCCGGCAGCGCGAGCTGCGCTCACAGATCGCCGAAGCCGAGCGTCGCGGCGACAGCGAAATGGTCACCCGCCTCACCCACGAACTCATCCAGCTCAACCGCAAGCTCCGCGAACATTGA